In the genome of Flavobacteriales bacterium, the window TTTAACGGTAACAGGCTTCTTAACCGCCTTTACAACGGCTTCGGTGAGCATTACCATTTTATCGATATTCTTTAGAATCCCTGCGCCTGCATCTTTGCACACGACTTTTTTAACGGGACATCCGTAATTAATATCGATTAAATCGGGATCCGCTCCTTCGCATATTTCGGCTGCCTTCACCATCGCATCGCGTTCACCGCCGAATATCTGAATGCCAATCGGACGTTCATATTCGAAAATATCCAGTTTACGCCGACTCTTCCAGGCATCGCGGATTAATCCTTCGGAGGAAATAAATTCGGTATACATCAAATCCACCCCATGCTTTTTGCACAATGCACGAAAAGGCGGATCACTCACGTCCTCCATGGGAGCCAGCAAGAGCGGAAACTCGCCCAATTCTATATTTCCTATCTTTACCACGTTGTGCAAAATTAGCAAAAGCCGAACAGGGATGAAAACAAGTTTTTTCCGACAGCTGAGTCCGGGCCTACAGATTTTACTCTTAATGATACTGGCTTTGATCTCATTGCTCGTATTTGCCTTTATTTCTTACGCTATATGCAAAGGGATTTATGGAATAAATGTGTTGGACCCCGCTTTTAATCAGCAGCCCGAAATGCCCGGATTTAAAGAAAGTCAGCGCATTCTCATGCTGGCCAATCAACTGGGCTTTTTTTTGGTACCGGCGATCTTACTTCATTTCCTCACCTCCGGTGATGGCAACCCTTTAATACGTATTCAACCTTTTCCGAACCGAAAAGTAATTTTTCACGCAGTAGTTTTGATTTTAAGTTCGCAATTACCGATTAACCAATTACTCATCTGGAATCAGGAAATCGTAAACAGCGGCGTTTTTGGAAATTCGGGAAGCGCTATGATAGAAATGGAAAATCAGGCCAACGAATTAACGGCGGTGTTGATTGGAAACGGTGGTATAATGGACACGTTTATTGCTCTTTTTATTTTCGCATTTATTCCCGCCATTGCCGAAGAGTTTTTCTTTAGAGGCGCTATACAAACCAAGTTTATTGCCTCATTCCGAAACGCGCATTTAGGAATATGGATTACTGCGTTTGTCTTTAGTTTTATCCATATGCAGTTTTTAGGATTTATTCCCCGCTTTATTCTCGGTGCTATGCTTGGTTATGCCTATTTCTGGAGCGGATCATTATCGCTTTCCATTCTGCTTCACTTCCTCAATAATGCACTTGGCGTTATACTCATGTCGCAACTAAACACGGCAGAAAGCGCTTCTCAAGTTCCTGCTTCGGGTGGAATAAGCGCTGTGTTGTGGCTGATTTTCTCGACCATGATTAGTATTGGCGCTTTGTATTTTATCCGAAAGGAATTAAAAGGCGAATCCATCAGTACACCGCAATATTAACCGGCTCCTGCTCTACAATTCGTTGTGGAACAATTACGCGCAATCCCATAATCACTTCGCGGTCTTTTTCTTCCGAAGGTTTTAAATTGTAATAGTTGCGTTTAAAATATTTCTGAGAAGCATCGGCACGGAGGTGATCAATGGCCATTTGAATAGCATCTTGTACCTGCACATACATTTCATAACTGCTTTTGTTATCATGCTTAATGGAAATAACTGCGTCTTTTGATATCATATCGAAAGCACCGATTTGCTGACTTAATTCCAGTTCTTCTTTCCATTTTGCTTCCAGAGCATTTCTGTCGGACTGTGTTTTACCCGAAGCAATTTGTTTTCTGCAATAGGACTCATCCACCAGAACATGCGCAGGTAATTCCGAAGATTTTTTTGGATTCGATAAAAACTCAATGGCTTTACGGTACAAATCACCGGGTGATGCCAATTCGCCATCTACCAACAATTCATCATTCGCATTGATTTGAATTTCCAGAACGTTATTTTGTTCGACCTCAACCAAAGGTTTTTCTTTTGATTTAACCGGTAAAGTCCGGGCAATACCTTCATCGGTATCCATTGTAGTTGTAACGAGGAAAAAAATAAGCAAGAGAAACGCGATATCTGCCATAGATCCCGCATTGATTTCAGAAAGTTTTTTCA includes:
- a CDS encoding CPBP family intramembrane metalloprotease, encoding MILALISLLVFAFISYAICKGIYGINVLDPAFNQQPEMPGFKESQRILMLANQLGFFLVPAILLHFLTSGDGNPLIRIQPFPNRKVIFHAVVLILSSQLPINQLLIWNQEIVNSGVFGNSGSAMIEMENQANELTAVLIGNGGIMDTFIALFIFAFIPAIAEEFFFRGAIQTKFIASFRNAHLGIWITAFVFSFIHMQFLGFIPRFILGAMLGYAYFWSGSLSLSILLHFLNNALGVILMSQLNTAESASQVPASGGISAVLWLIFSTMISIGALYFIRKELKGESISTPQY
- a CDS encoding biopolymer transporter ExbD produces the protein MKLKKLSEINAGSMADIAFLLLIFFLVTTTMDTDEGIARTLPVKSKEKPLVEVEQNNVLEIQINANDELLVDGELASPGDLYRKAIEFLSNPKKSSELPAHVLVDESYCRKQIASGKTQSDRNALEAKWKEELELSQQIGAFDMISKDAVISIKHDNKSSYEMYVQVQDAIQMAIDHLRADASQKYFKRNYYNLKPSEEKDREVIMGLRVIVPQRIVEQEPVNIAVY